The genomic DNA ATCGATGGTGCGGTGCAGGGCATCGGCGCTGGCATCGGCATCGGGACTGCGGGGGTTGTGCATCGGTGGCCTCGGTGAAAGCTCAGCCCAGCGCCTTGCTGGCATCCACCATGTGCACGAACTCCCAGCTGTGGCCGTCCAGGTCGTCGAAGCTGCGCGAATACATGAAGCCCAGGTCCTGCACCGGGCGCGGCGAGGTGCCGCCGGCCGCCACGGCCTTGGCGACGAGGGCATCGACCTCCTCGCGGCTGTCGCACGAGAAGCACACCAGCACCTCCGAGGTGGTGCGTGCGTCGGCGATCGCCTTGCTGGTGAAGGTCTGGTAGAAGTCCCTGACCAGCAGCATCACGAACAG from Acidovorax sp. A79 includes the following:
- a CDS encoding VOC family protein → MHKQIFVNLPIENMARSQAFFRALGYEFNPEFTNEQGACLVVGENLFVMLLVRDFYQTFTSKAIADARTTSEVLVCFSCDSREEVDALVAKAVAAGGTSPRPVQDLGFMYSRSFDDLDGHSWEFVHMVDASKALG